GAATAACTAGCAGGTAAATAGCAAAAACATGTTGAGGTCTACAGATAAACAATTGATGCCATGTGACTTTCTAATTACATGTTATGTCAGAAATTGTACTGTTTGTCTGGTGTTTTGGCTTATTCATTCAAAGACTACAttatacaaaggcttattatacaaaggtcaaaaggtcaatctGACCAAAACTTGGTAAATGCATTTGCTAAAGGTCCCTGATCAATACCAAATTGAGGCCTGTTCACAAATTCTGACCCAgtttcactgagctgctctacACCAAAAGGACCCGTTATGAGTGCATTAGACCTCACATTAAGTCAAAGGATTAAATATAGAACCAAACCTCTGTGCAAGTGCTACTGTGTGAAAAATGCTAATATTAGTCAtgtagttttgacatttatgttgaCAACCTCTTGGATATTCTACAAACCAGTGTGTATCATTACATATGAATAGAAACATATGTGTTTAAAGACCTCTGCGTATTGTTTATGGCAACTGAAGGCCTTTTGATTAACTGACATCCTTTCAGTTCTATTCACTCTGCCTATAAATTAGACCCAAACAGCTTGAGGCCTTTTTAGGCATAATGGGCTAAACCTGCAGAAGGGCCCGTACTGCTGGTGCGTACTTGAACCCGCTCGTTGCCGTTTGCGGCTATATTTACATTTCTGATTTAACAGGGAAAACATATTAGTGCCGTTATATTGTGCACCCTTTCTATATACAGTTATTTTACTCTGCATTGTTTGTTGCTTATTTAATGGAATGACAGTTGTGAAATGGTTGACATGCACTCTACTGTTACTCTTGCAGGGATCCTGGTCTACCGTGCCCATAAGATCATTGACTCCTGTCAAGAAGCCTTTATTCTGAGACTGTACCGACAAAAGAACAAGACTGGGTTCATCAAAGCCTTCACAGATAAAGTGACAGCTTTCTCCACTGGCTTCTGCCAAGTTGAGCGAGTTATGAGAAACCTTTTTGTGAAGAAGCTCTTTCTCTGGCCTAGGTATAAGTAGATAATGATGCAGTGATATGAAGGTGGCAGCTTGACTGATTTAGGAAATTCTGAGACTGTTtccaaatgtaaaaataaaagcatgtttgtgtattgtttttattatctaTATCCTACTACTGTGTACGTTGTTTCTACTGTTTgaaaaaataattctgaatcatGCCAAAATAATCAGGTTTGTTGTGAACTTTGAGATTTCATGAGGCACTGAACAATTTCCCAGTGTACTTGTTGTAGTATGAGAGAATTACAACCCTAATATATCTACAGTAGgcattttgaaaattgttcCCTTGTTTCAGTAGTATGTTTCTTTGTGTGTTGGTCTCACTCAGGTTTCAAGCATCTGTGAGCACTGTTCTGGATCGACACAAGCCTGATGTGGTGGAGCTGCACGTGCCTTTGACTTCTGCCATGAGGGCCATCCAGAGCTCCATTCTAGACATCATGAACGCCTGCCTGAAGGAGCTCAAGCGATACAATCCAACTCTCGAGGCTGAGGACCTGTCTCTGGAGAATACACTTGGCAATGCCTTTGAGAAAGTGAGAACGTTAGCTATAGCCACTATGCTCATGTATTGAAGGTCTAAAACTATGACTGCTTTATGATTCTATTTACTGCTTATTAtttatgattcactgtaaaattaaaaatttcaCCAAAgcttgatttattttgtttgattcAGAATTAGTTTTGAATCTACACTGAAGATGCAAATGTGTCTGGAGGAAGTATTTAAACATTAGGGGAGTATAGTtaacagtaaacacaaacagacacagatttGTGGGACACTTATGTCTGCAAAAGAGTcagagatttttattttatttttatacttgtgtgtgtatttcagtgatgatgataatgatgattattattattattattgtccagAATAACCTTCCAAAAGGCAGTACAGTTTTAtccatacctttttttttttaattattatttatttattttaactccAGAGTGCTTTTCTGTATGATGTAGTAAAAATTTTAATGTGCCTGTACAGTGCACTTGTCTGAAGACTACCTACATTAGTTCATTACCAAAATAAGCACATGTTTATGGGATGTTTAgttttctgtgctgtttgtttagACCATTCGACATTACCTAGATCCCTTTTGGCATCAGCTGGGGACCAAGACCAAATCTCTGGTGCAGGATCTGAAGATTTTACGCAGTCTGCTCCTCTACCTCACCCAGTATGACTGTGTCACTTTCCTcaacctgctggagtctctgcgcTCCAGCCAGAAAAACTTTGGCAGTAACTCGGGTACGGCTGATGGAGCTGTTTTGATACAGCGGATATTTATCAAAGGAGTGCAAGAAGAAAAGCACCTGATCCTCTTTGTGAtctcttctctatctctgtaGGATGGCTGTTTCTGGACTCAAGTACATCTATGTTTGTGAATGCCCGTAGCCGTGTTTATCGAATGtatgaaggaaaaaagaagctTAAAGTTGGAGAAGTGGACCAAAACCCGTGTGCCTCTGGTATGCTGTTTCAACTGTTGTTTCAGTAGATGGGCTGGGCAAAGTCTCTGAAAGGCCTTTTTCAATTTGCATGATGGACAATGTGATCAGTCATAACATAGTAGGACCATCATATCAGTTCAGTTAAATTCAGAGCAATTCATAAGCAGCTTTCCCTGTCCAAGTTACGATATAACGCCGACCTGACGGCATTACAGTGAATTCACTGGGCAGAATATAATCGGATTAAGTGATAATTCCTTTTGCTTTCTGAGGCACTTGTTTCCCCCAACAGAGCCCAGGTCTTGGATTCCAGTTATCTTTGAACAGGTTTTACAATACCATTCAGGATATTCTTGGAAGCTAGAAAGCTTCCAGCTGTCTGTATACATAATAAAAAGCAAAGACGACAGGACATAACCCTGAGGTGCACCTGTATTTGAGACCATGTTGCTGACCCTTCACCCAGACTTGCTGAATTCTCTCGGTCTAAAAATCTAAAAGCAACACCAACAGCTGAtcatgtaattaaaaataaaaagctagTCACTCAATCAAAATATGAGACTGGAGCTGAAGGAAAAAATAAGCGAATAAGAGTCTCACATGAGATTTGGGTCTGTCAAGGTGCATATACAACCTATCAACGATAAAATGTTTTGGATCCTCTACAACCTTACCAGTTTGGTAGGCAAACTGACCTAATTTGCTACCAATGAGAGCGAGAACCATTtcttttaacatattttcaaaactttttagAACAAGGGATATGAGTGCAACCTGTCTAAACTCACTTAGTTCCTTCAATTTTGGAGTAGGTATTCTAGTAGACATTTTCCAGATTTTAGGTATCTGACCACGTTCAATACACAACTGGAAAAGTGTAGTAAAAACCTTGCAAAGCTGGTCAGTGGAAATAGCATCAGGACCAACAGCTTTGTTCATATGCACCCTCCTAAATAGACCCATAACACATTTCTGAGTCATCACAATCTCATTCTGAGATACGAGAGACTCTCTAAGCTTAGAAACCTTCTCAGAAAACTCAGGCCTTTCAAAAcgagaaaaaaatgtatagaagGCATTTGGTAATTCAGAATCATCCACTACATTTATCCTAATAAGTTGTTGTGACTTATTTACTCCTTGATTGATAGAGGCCATGTTAATACCTTGTCAGGTTTTTCTAAGATTATCCCTGCCTTTCTATTGTTtccctatatttcatttttgcccTCCGTATTTCATTTCGCACTTCTCTGGAGATAAGCTTCTTCTCCAGCGGATTTCCGGTATAAGAAACATCTGTACAACCAAACATGCTTGATGAGAGGAAATACTTCTGAccatttttacttttctctccTTACGCTCAAGGCGTCTGAAAGACGATTTATAAATAGGCATCAAATACACACTATTGTGATAGAATGCACCAAAAGAAGGTATCGACAAGGATTTATAAGCACCAACTAGAGAACCATAACAAAGATTGAACATAGAGTTTCGTGTGGTGGTGCAACTCGCATATGTTCATATGTCCTAAGAGTTTTTAGTTTACAGTGGTTAAAATCACCAAGAATAAAATTGAGATCACTGGACAAATTGAGTCCAACCTATGCATTACATCGCCAGTCAGCTGGGCAGCTACAGATGCATTAGCTCGTGTTTGtattaacacaaaaaaaaaatcctgttgaAATTAGTGAGGTGAATAATAAGGATGAAGTGAAATTGTCACCAGTTCAATATCTGGTGTACACATCCTCCCCAGAACCAGGACAGTGTTACAGTAACTCTTGTTAATGTAGAAGCACACACTTACTCCATAGTGCTTGTTGggtgaccagtccagtttaaaTGGGCTAGCTATCTatctaatatatatttatatctatctataaatATCTCCACAGCCTCGATTATAACTTGTTGCTTCAGTAGTTCTCAAAACATTTTAGGTGCCATTTGTCATGTTACCAGTCATATTTGTGGCTGTGATAGTAGTAAAATCTACAACCACCTCCTGAGTAGTCCTAGCATGATAAAATACCCACTTATTGTAACTGCACTAAGAAGCCATTAAAACTAGTAAAGGATGAACAGgattgtattgtactgcacagCCCAGTGGAAATGCACAATATCTCActcattcatgtttttttttgtaccatTAAATATGCATGTACTATCAAGTAACAAAGTTGTTGATTATCATCTctaagtaaaaagtaaaattcaTAGTTAGATCTGTTGACATTGTGATGGTGCTGTCAACTTGCTCAAGCCTAAGATGTAGGCCTTCTACTGGTACAAAAGGATGTCagatataaaatgtaattttgtgtgtgtgtgaagcgcCTTTGAAAAGAGAGTGTGTGCTGGAGAAGAATCCAAAATGGGAGGCTTTGACCGAGGTTCTACAAGAAATTGAGCAGGAAAATAGTAGGTCTGAGCATGAACCAGGTAAGGCTGTTACACATGGAGCAATAGATTAATTCACAATTTCAGATGTTTGTGCTTGTCTGGCTTTGAGATGTTTgtacgtgtgtgtttgttttccagGACATGTCCTGATATGTGCTAGTGATGACAGGACATGCGCTCAGCTGAAGGAGTATATCCAGAGAGGAGCAGACTCTTTACTTAACCGCCTTTATTCACGCACTTTTGGAAAAGATGAGCCAGCAGCAGCGCATGATAAATCTAAGCAAGGTAACAGCTGGCCCAAAAAAGGCATAGGAAAATCCTTAAATGGCAAGAAATCTAAAGCCAAAAACACTAAATCCAGcacaaagaaacagaaactTTCACTGACCCTCACACAAATGGCAGGGCAGGAGAAAGAAGTTGAAACAGCACAGATGGGAAGCAGTGGAGATGAGGAAGAACATGAagtggaggaagaagaaaaagggcGGGAGGAAGAAATTCTTTCTTCAGATTCCTACTATAGTATTGTCAAAGAACCGTTGACTGTCATTCATCCACTGAAAGGATGCTCTGATCCTTACAGTCTAACGAGAGTATTACAGGAAGTGGAGCCCATGTTTGTTGTGCTGTATGATGCTGAGCTCAGCTTTGTGCGCCAGCTGGAGGTTTACAAAGGTAGCAGGCCAGGAAAACCATTAAGGTACTAAATTCTTCACTTTTTTGAACAGACAAAATACATCAGAAAAAGGCTGCAAATCTGTACAATTCAATCGTTTTCAAAAATTGAAAGCCTCTACTTGTTACTATGGTGGCACGGTGGCActgtgggtagcactgtcgtgtgtgtgtgtgcacactttatacatccatccattttctaagccgcttctccgtcagggtcgcgggggggtgctggagcctatcccagcagtcttcgggcgaaaggctggatacaccctggacaggtcgccagtccatcgcagggcaggcagacagacagacagacagtcactcacacccaggggcaatttagcatgtccaattggcctgactgcatgtctttggactgtgggaggaaaccggagaacccggaggaaacccacacagacactgggagaacatgcaaactccacacagagaggaccccagtcacccggcaggggaatcgaacttAGGCCCTCTTTGCTATGAGGCGActgcgctacccaccacgccaccgtaaCACCCTTTATACAGTTACTTTAAATTGGTTGTTGTTCACAGGCTCACTGTATTTGGTctaaatctgtctttttatGATTCATACAGTTgccttatttattttaattactcTGATTTATACACTGTCCTTCATAGggtgtattttctcatttatgGTGGCTCAACAGAGGAGCAGAGATATCTCACAGCTCtgtgtaaagaaaaacaagcatttgaACATCTGATAAGGTCTGCATAATTTTCTCCATTTCaactaaattttaaaaaattattaactGTTGTTGATTTATGTTTAATGTCATTGTAGCTGAATGTcatcaaaccagccattaggggtgtactttgtgtacttctggtgccggtcccaagcccggataaatggtgagggttgcgtcaggaagggcatctggcgtaaaacttgtaatctgtggtgagagtagagagcaggtggaagagaatctggagaggagaggaatgaaggtcagtagagacaagacggaatacatgtgtgtgaatgagagggaggcaggtggaaaggtgaagatgcaaggagtagaggtcgtaaaggtggatgacttcaaatatcttgggtcaaccatccagagcaatggacagtgcaaaaaagaggtgaggaagagggtgcaggcaggatggagtgggtggagacggatgtcaggggtGATGTGTGagagaaggatagcagcaagagtgaaagggaaggtttacaagacagtagtgcatcctgctatgatgtatggtttggagactgtggctctgtctaaaagacaggaggctgagctggaggtggcggagatgaagatgctgagattttggTTAGGAGTGACAAGGCttgacaagattagaaatgagcagatcagggggacagtgaaggtggagcagtttggagataaagccagagaggccaggttgagatggtttggacatgtgttgaggaggaatagtggatatattgggcaaagaatgttggagatgtagCTGTCaggtagaagaagaagaggtagacctcagagaaggtttatggatgtagtgaaggtggacatggagatggttggtgtgaaagtagaggaggcaatggatatggcaagatggaggcagatgatccgctgtggcgacccctaaagggagcagccgaaagaagaagaagaagaagccgAATATCATCACTGATTTCTCCACTTTAAGTTATTTTCTTGATGTATTTTGAATTTAGAGAAAAAGCCAGCATGGTAGTtccagaggagagagaaggccGAGAGGACACAAACTTGGACCTGGTCCGCAACTCAGATCCTGCTTATGCTGCTACCAACACCCGGAAAGCAGGTAATGTGTTTTTGGCTGATCTAATACATTTGGTGCAGTTTCATTTCAGATTGAATTGCCATTGGTtgaatattttttcagtatctatAAATGCATTTGGTAAAGTGTCAAATTAAATGtcatttatatttgtgtttttgtgtgttttttttttttttttttttcgtttctCAGGTGGACAAGAGGTGGTTGAGGAGCCGTCTCGGGTTATCGTGGACATGAGGGAGTTCCGAAGCGAGCTCCCTTCTCTTTTGCATCGGCGTGGGCTTGACATTGAACCGGTCACGCTTGAGGTGGGCGATTATATATTGACCTCCAATATCTGTGTGGAACGAAAGAGTGTGAGCGATCTCATTGGGTCACTGCAGAGTGGCCGATTGTACACGCAGTGCCTCTCCATGAGCCGCTTCTACCGCCAACCTGTGCTGCTTATTGAGTTTGACCCAGCCAAGCCTTTCTCTCTGGTGGCTCGCAGTGACATGCGCCAGGAAATGTCTGCCAATGACATCACCTCTAAACTGACCCTCCTCACCCTGCATTTCCCCCGCCTCAGACTGCTATGGTGCCCCTCCCCGCATGCCACTGCTGAACTCTTCCAAGAGCTGAAGCACGGCCGGCCAGAGCCAGAGGCTGCTGCTGCCCAGGCTGTCACAGCAGAGTCAGACATGGTGGAGGAATCAGCTGACCTTTACAATGCTGGACCCTATGATTTCCTCATCCGCATGCCCGGAGTGAACGTCAAGAACTTCCGGGGGCTTGTAAAACATGCAGCCAACCTGGCTGAGCTGCTCACTCTAAGCCAGGAGAAACTAAGTGAAATACTGGGCAGCACC
This portion of the Pygocentrus nattereri isolate fPygNat1 chromosome 13, fPygNat1.pri, whole genome shotgun sequence genome encodes:
- the ercc4 gene encoding DNA repair endonuclease XPF isoform X2, translated to MAGPLLQYETEMFLSLFSTDGLLVSAEGLGIDRVLLQFMKVYSEEGSLVLLLNTTTPEQEYFTEQLRAEGVSHLPQTVNSDVQSSERYHVYTQGGVLYVTSRILVVDFLTDKIPAHLISGILVYRAHKIIDSCQEAFILRLYRQKNKTGFIKAFTDKVTAFSTGFCQVERVMRNLFVKKLFLWPRFQASVSTVLDRHKPDVVELHVPLTSAMRAIQSSILDIMNACLKELKRYNPTLEAEDLSLENTLGNAFEKTIRHYLDPFWHQLGTKTKSLVQDLKILRSLLLYLTQYDCVTFLNLLESLRSSQKNFGSNSGWLFLDSSTSMFVNARSRVYRMYEGKKKLKVGEVDQNPCASAPLKRECVLEKNPKWEALTEVLQEIEQENSRSEHEPGHVLICASDDRTCAQLKEYIQRGADSLLNRLYSRTFGKDEPAAAHDKSKQGQEKEVETAQMGSSGDEEEHEVEEEEKGREEEILSSDSYYSIVKEPLTVIHPLKGCSDPYSLTRVLQEVEPMFVVLYDAELSFVRQLEVYKGSRPGKPLRVYFLIYGGSTEEQRYLTALCKEKQAFEHLIREKASMVVPEEREGREDTNLDLVRNSDPAYAATNTRKAGGQEVVEEPSRVIVDMREFRSELPSLLHRRGLDIEPVTLEVGDYILTSNICVERKSVSDLIGSLQSGRLYTQCLSMSRFYRQPVLLIEFDPAKPFSLVARSDMRQEMSANDITSKLTLLTLHFPRLRLLWCPSPHATAELFQELKHGRPEPEAAAAQAVTAESDMVEESADLYNAGPYDFLIRMPGVNVKNFRGLVKHAANLAELLTLSQEKLSEILGSTSNAKKLYEFLHSTMNGASVQKSKHTSK
- the ercc4 gene encoding DNA repair endonuclease XPF isoform X1; the protein is MAGPLLQYETEMFLSLFSTDGLLVSAEGLGIDRVLLQFMKVYSEEGSLVLLLNTTTPEQEYFTEQLRAEGVSHLPQTVNSDVQSSERYHVYTQGGVLYVTSRILVVDFLTDKIPAHLISGILVYRAHKIIDSCQEAFILRLYRQKNKTGFIKAFTDKVTAFSTGFCQVERVMRNLFVKKLFLWPRFQASVSTVLDRHKPDVVELHVPLTSAMRAIQSSILDIMNACLKELKRYNPTLEAEDLSLENTLGNAFEKTIRHYLDPFWHQLGTKTKSLVQDLKILRSLLLYLTQYDCVTFLNLLESLRSSQKNFGSNSGWLFLDSSTSMFVNARSRVYRMYEGKKKLKVGEVDQNPCASAPLKRECVLEKNPKWEALTEVLQEIEQENSRSEHEPGHVLICASDDRTCAQLKEYIQRGADSLLNRLYSRTFGKDEPAAAHDKSKQGNSWPKKGIGKSLNGKKSKAKNTKSSTKKQKLSLTLTQMAGQEKEVETAQMGSSGDEEEHEVEEEEKGREEEILSSDSYYSIVKEPLTVIHPLKGCSDPYSLTRVLQEVEPMFVVLYDAELSFVRQLEVYKGSRPGKPLRVYFLIYGGSTEEQRYLTALCKEKQAFEHLIREKASMVVPEEREGREDTNLDLVRNSDPAYAATNTRKAGGQEVVEEPSRVIVDMREFRSELPSLLHRRGLDIEPVTLEVGDYILTSNICVERKSVSDLIGSLQSGRLYTQCLSMSRFYRQPVLLIEFDPAKPFSLVARSDMRQEMSANDITSKLTLLTLHFPRLRLLWCPSPHATAELFQELKHGRPEPEAAAAQAVTAESDMVEESADLYNAGPYDFLIRMPGVNVKNFRGLVKHAANLAELLTLSQEKLSEILGSTSNAKKLYEFLHSTMNGASVQKSKHTSK